The following are encoded together in the Xanthobacter autotrophicus Py2 genome:
- a CDS encoding ADP-L-glycero-D-manno-heptose-6-epimerase (TIGRFAM: ADP-L-glycero-D-manno-heptose-6-epimerase~PFAM: NAD-dependent epimerase/dehydratase; short-chain dehydrogenase/reductase SDR; 3-beta hydroxysteroid dehydrogenase/isomerase; dTDP-4-dehydrorhamnose reductase; Male sterility domain~KEGG: rru:Rru_A3278 ADP-L-glycero-D-manno-heptose-6-epimerase) has translation MTRSVALSRDLLLVTGGAGFIGSNIARAAAEDGYRVVVADWLEDGPKWRNISDIALHDVIRPETVNAFVEKEGGRLAAVVHMGAISATTERDADKIVARNIRSTLDLWELCARKALGLVFASSAATYGDGTSGFVDSEEAADLGALAPLNPYGWSKLFVDRRIMADVAEGRPRPPQFAGLRFFNVYGPGEGHKGDMRSVVHKIYPAAAAGEDVTLFKSHDPRYEDGGQLRDFVHVGDCVEVVRWLLESPDVSGIFNVGTGEARSFADLARAVFSALGEEPRIAYVDMPESLQKAYQYFTQADVSKLRAAGFTRPFTSLEDGVASYVNGHLKPRNAA, from the coding sequence ATGACCCGATCGGTGGCGCTCAGCCGCGACCTCCTCCTCGTCACGGGCGGGGCGGGCTTCATCGGCTCCAACATCGCCCGTGCCGCCGCCGAAGATGGCTATCGCGTGGTGGTGGCCGACTGGCTGGAGGATGGCCCCAAATGGCGCAACATCTCCGACATCGCGCTGCATGACGTGATCCGCCCGGAGACGGTGAACGCCTTCGTGGAGAAGGAGGGCGGCCGGCTTGCCGCCGTGGTGCACATGGGCGCGATCTCCGCCACCACCGAGCGCGATGCCGACAAGATCGTTGCCCGCAACATCCGCTCGACGCTGGATCTGTGGGAGCTGTGTGCGCGGAAGGCGCTGGGCCTCGTCTTCGCCTCCTCGGCCGCGACCTATGGCGACGGTACCTCCGGCTTCGTGGATTCGGAGGAAGCGGCGGACCTTGGCGCCCTGGCGCCGCTCAATCCCTACGGCTGGTCGAAGCTGTTCGTGGATCGCCGCATCATGGCCGACGTGGCGGAGGGCCGGCCGCGCCCGCCGCAGTTCGCGGGCCTGCGCTTCTTCAACGTCTACGGCCCCGGCGAGGGCCACAAGGGCGACATGCGCTCGGTGGTGCACAAGATCTATCCGGCTGCGGCGGCCGGGGAGGATGTGACCCTCTTCAAGTCCCACGATCCGCGCTACGAGGATGGCGGCCAATTGCGCGACTTCGTCCATGTGGGCGATTGCGTGGAGGTGGTGCGCTGGCTGCTGGAGAGCCCGGACGTGTCCGGCATCTTCAATGTGGGCACCGGGGAGGCGCGGTCGTTCGCGGATCTCGCCAGGGCGGTGTTCTCGGCGCTGGGCGAGGAACCGCGCATCGCCTACGTGGACATGCCGGAAAGCCTGCAGAAGGCCTACCAGTATTTCACCCAGGCCGATGTCTCGAAGCTACGCGCGGCGGGCTTCACGCGTCCCTTCACCTCACTGGAGGACGGGGTCGCGTCCTATGTGAACGGCCATCTGAAGCCGCGCAACGCGGCGTGA
- a CDS encoding rfaE bifunctional protein (TIGRFAM: cytidyltransferase-related domain; rfaE bifunctional protein~PFAM: cytidylyltransferase; PfkB domain protein; Phosphomethylpyrimidine kinase type-1~KEGG: gox:GOX1023 bifunctional protein RfaE (involved in ADP-L-glycero-D-manno-heptose synthesis)) — MAGKGAAGAVGPIAVIGDVMVDRYIVGSVSRISPEAPVPVLVHGAERIVPGGAANVAANAAALGAQVILVGLTGADPEAEALKDALSAYRDIDLSSLVADGGRPTITKTRVMSGRQQIVRIDAEVLTPPADDTVARLVATVEEAVGRSSVVVLSDYAKGVLSDVVIGAAIAAAQAKGVPVIVDPKRRTFEAYRGATLVTPNRLELAAATGLPDTTDAEAALAAEAASGQFGGDVLVTRAEKGMTLWRRNGQVLHVPAQAREVFDVSGAGDTALAALAVSLASGHTLETSVHFANAAAAVAVGKIGTAVVTRAELNAALDASVPEGAAPGALVDRARAAAVIAGWQAAGARVVFTNGCFDLVHPGHVAILEAAAREGDRLVVALNTDASVQRLKGPTRPVQDEAARARVIGALRCVDLVVLFEEDTPLEIITALGPDVLVKGADYREDQVVGGDVVKSRGGRVALIPLVEGRSTSALVAKAKG; from the coding sequence ATGGCGGGTAAAGGCGCGGCAGGCGCGGTGGGTCCCATCGCCGTCATCGGCGACGTGATGGTGGATCGCTATATCGTCGGTTCCGTTTCGCGCATCTCGCCGGAGGCGCCGGTGCCGGTGCTGGTGCACGGCGCCGAGCGCATCGTGCCGGGCGGCGCCGCCAACGTGGCGGCCAATGCCGCGGCGCTGGGAGCGCAGGTGATCCTGGTGGGCCTCACCGGCGCCGATCCGGAGGCCGAGGCGTTGAAGGACGCGCTTTCCGCCTATCGCGACATTGACCTGTCCAGCCTGGTGGCGGACGGGGGGCGGCCCACCATCACCAAGACGCGGGTGATGAGCGGGCGCCAGCAGATCGTCCGCATCGATGCCGAGGTCCTGACCCCGCCGGCCGACGACACCGTCGCGCGCCTTGTCGCGACCGTGGAAGAGGCGGTGGGGCGCAGCTCGGTGGTGGTGCTGTCCGACTATGCCAAGGGCGTGCTGTCGGATGTGGTCATCGGCGCCGCCATCGCTGCGGCGCAGGCGAAGGGCGTGCCGGTGATCGTCGATCCCAAGCGCCGCACCTTCGAGGCCTATCGCGGCGCGACGCTGGTCACCCCCAACCGGCTGGAACTGGCCGCCGCCACCGGCCTGCCCGACACCACCGACGCCGAGGCGGCCCTGGCGGCCGAGGCTGCGTCCGGCCAGTTCGGCGGCGACGTGCTGGTGACCCGCGCCGAGAAGGGCATGACGCTGTGGCGCCGCAACGGGCAGGTGCTGCATGTGCCGGCCCAGGCCCGCGAGGTGTTCGACGTGTCGGGTGCCGGCGATACGGCGCTGGCGGCACTGGCCGTCTCCCTCGCCTCCGGGCACACGCTGGAGACCAGCGTGCATTTCGCCAATGCCGCCGCCGCGGTCGCGGTAGGCAAGATCGGCACGGCAGTGGTGACGCGGGCGGAACTCAACGCGGCCCTCGACGCCAGCGTGCCCGAGGGCGCGGCCCCCGGCGCGCTGGTGGACCGTGCCCGGGCCGCCGCCGTCATCGCCGGCTGGCAGGCGGCAGGCGCCCGCGTGGTCTTCACCAATGGCTGCTTTGATCTGGTCCATCCCGGCCACGTCGCCATCCTGGAGGCGGCGGCGCGGGAGGGCGACCGGCTGGTGGTGGCGCTGAACACCGATGCCTCGGTGCAGCGCCTGAAGGGGCCGACCCGTCCGGTGCAGGACGAGGCTGCGCGCGCCCGCGTCATCGGTGCGCTGCGCTGCGTCGACCTGGTGGTGCTGTTCGAGGAGGACACCCCGCTGGAGATCATCACCGCGCTCGGTCCGGACGTGCTGGTGAAGGGCGCCGATTACCGCGAGGACCAGGTGGTGGGCGGCGACGTGGTGAAGTCGCGCGGCGGGCGGGTCGCCCTGATCCCGCTGGTGGAGGGGCGCTCCACGTCAGCGCTGGTGGCGAAGGCGAAAGGGTAG
- a CDS encoding cobalt transporter, subunit CbtB (TIGRFAM: cobalt transporter, subunit CbtB~KEGG: mlo:msl1310 hypothetical protein), producing MMTTQTQSPNTAATESGLASRAVQITLAGLLGLFIVGGVGFSGIPVLHNAAHDYRHSTGFPCH from the coding sequence ATGATGACGACCCAGACCCAGTCGCCCAATACAGCCGCCACCGAATCCGGCCTCGCGTCCCGCGCGGTCCAGATCACACTTGCGGGTTTGCTCGGCCTGTTCATTGTCGGCGGCGTCGGCTTCTCCGGTATTCCGGTGCTGCACAATGCGGCGCACGATTACCGCCATTCCACCGGCTTCCCCTGCCACTGA
- a CDS encoding cobalt transporter, subunit CbtA (TIGRFAM: cobalt transporter, subunit CbtA~KEGG: mlo:mll1309 hypothetical protein), producing MAIFRALVFAAALSGLLAGLLMTGLQHAATTPLILKAETYEEAAPAPASHDHGSHDHGTAGQSVAAPHDHADAWAPSDGAERLLYTALANVVGAAGFALLLLAVSEVAGGLAGWRDGLAWGVAAFAAVTLAPSLSLPPELPAMPAADLFARQAWWIGTAVATAAGIALLVYKRSLPLAALAVGLIVLPHLIGAPQPDSHDSPVPAGLAHGFVVAVVVTSFVFWAVLGALAGLLRQRFTRSAA from the coding sequence ATGGCGATCTTTCGCGCCCTCGTCTTCGCGGCGGCGCTTAGCGGGCTATTGGCCGGTCTCCTGATGACCGGGCTGCAGCACGCGGCGACCACCCCTCTCATCCTGAAGGCCGAGACCTATGAGGAGGCGGCGCCTGCGCCTGCCTCCCATGATCATGGCTCGCACGATCATGGTACCGCCGGCCAGTCTGTCGCCGCGCCGCACGACCACGCCGATGCCTGGGCACCGTCCGACGGCGCCGAGCGCCTGCTCTACACCGCCCTCGCCAATGTGGTGGGCGCGGCGGGCTTCGCTCTGCTGCTGCTGGCGGTCTCCGAGGTGGCCGGCGGCCTTGCCGGCTGGCGCGACGGGCTCGCCTGGGGCGTCGCCGCCTTCGCCGCAGTCACCCTGGCCCCCAGCCTGAGCCTGCCGCCCGAGCTGCCCGCCATGCCGGCGGCGGATCTGTTTGCCCGTCAGGCATGGTGGATCGGCACGGCGGTGGCCACCGCCGCAGGTATCGCCCTGCTGGTCTACAAAAGGTCGTTGCCGCTGGCGGCGCTGGCCGTTGGGCTGATCGTGCTGCCGCATCTCATCGGCGCGCCGCAGCCCGACAGCCACGACAGCCCGGTGCCCGCCGGCCTCGCCCACGGTTTCGTGGTGGCGGTGGTGGTGACGAGCTTCGTATTCTGGGCGGTGCTCGGCGCGCTGGCGGGGCTGCTGCGGCAGCGGTTCACCCGGTCGGCCGCTTGA
- a CDS encoding Adenosylcobinamide-phosphate guanylyltransferase (PFAM: cobalbumin biosynthesis protein~KEGG: mlo:mll1308 cobinamide kinase) — translation MSGGLVLVLGGARSGKSRFAEGEVRRQPAPWAYIATAEARDGEMEARIALHRSRRGEGWQTHEAPLDLAGTLKALPPEQPVLVDCLTLWLTNHLLAEHDLDAEGAALESALAARPGLTVCVANEVGFGIVPDNALARWFRDAAGLLNQRLAARARQVVLVVAGLPLIVKDVTP, via the coding sequence TTGAGCGGCGGCCTCGTCCTGGTCCTCGGCGGCGCGCGCTCCGGCAAGAGCCGCTTCGCTGAAGGCGAGGTCCGGCGCCAGCCGGCGCCTTGGGCCTATATCGCCACCGCCGAGGCCCGCGACGGCGAGATGGAGGCGCGCATCGCCCTGCATCGCTCCCGGCGCGGGGAGGGATGGCAGACCCATGAGGCGCCGCTCGACCTCGCAGGCACCCTCAAGGCGCTGCCGCCCGAGCAGCCGGTGCTGGTGGACTGCCTGACGCTCTGGCTCACCAACCACCTGCTCGCCGAGCACGACCTCGACGCCGAGGGCGCGGCCCTGGAGAGCGCCCTCGCGGCGCGCCCCGGCCTCACCGTCTGCGTCGCCAACGAGGTGGGCTTCGGCATCGTGCCGGACAATGCGCTGGCTCGGTGGTTCCGCGACGCCGCCGGCCTCCTCAACCAGCGTCTCGCTGCCCGCGCGCGGCAGGTGGTGCTGGTGGTGGCCGGCCTGCCCCTGATCGTGAAGGATGTGACGCCGTGA
- a CDS encoding cob(I)alamin adenosyltransferase (TIGRFAM: cob(I)alamin adenosyltransferase~PFAM: ATP:corrinoid adenosyltransferase BtuR/CobO/CobP~KEGG: mlo:mll1306 cob(I)alamin adenosyltransferase), translated as MSEPVPPPAVDDAEAARHRAKMEKRKAVQDKEVAEKTIAKGLLIVHTGPGKGKSTAAFGLALRMLGRGGRVGVVQFIKGAWQTGEQEAFAGFGDRVVWHTMGEGFTWETQDLARDRAAAARAFAKVRELMADETINLLVLDELNIALRYDYLDLGEVVSTLAARRPGLHVVVTGRNAKPELVAAADLVTEMGLVKHHFAAGVKAQAGIEF; from the coding sequence GTGAGCGAGCCCGTTCCTCCCCCCGCCGTAGATGACGCCGAGGCCGCCCGCCATCGCGCCAAGATGGAGAAGCGCAAGGCGGTGCAGGACAAGGAGGTGGCGGAAAAGACCATCGCGAAGGGCCTGCTCATCGTCCATACCGGCCCAGGCAAGGGCAAGAGCACGGCCGCCTTTGGCCTCGCCCTGCGCATGCTCGGGCGCGGTGGGCGGGTGGGCGTGGTGCAGTTCATCAAGGGCGCGTGGCAGACCGGCGAGCAGGAGGCCTTCGCCGGGTTCGGCGATCGGGTGGTCTGGCACACCATGGGCGAGGGCTTCACCTGGGAGACGCAGGACCTCGCCCGTGACCGCGCCGCCGCCGCCCGCGCCTTCGCCAAGGTCCGCGAGCTGATGGCGGACGAGACCATCAACCTCCTCGTTCTCGACGAGCTGAACATCGCCCTGCGCTACGACTATCTCGATCTTGGCGAGGTGGTGTCCACCCTTGCCGCCCGCCGCCCCGGCCTGCACGTGGTGGTGACCGGTCGCAATGCCAAGCCGGAGCTGGTCGCGGCCGCGGATCTCGTCACCGAGATGGGGCTGGTGAAGCACCATTTTGCGGCCGGCGTGAAGGCGCAGGCCGGGATCGAGTTCTGA
- a CDS encoding cobyric acid synthase CobQ (TIGRFAM: cobyric acid synthase CobQ~PFAM: Cobyrinic acid ac-diamide synthase; CobB/CobQ domain protein glutamine amidotransferase~KEGG: atc:AGR_C_5093 cobyric acid synthase), which produces MARALMFQGTGSDVGKSLLVAGLARAFTLRGLKVRPFKPQNMSNNAAVTADGGEIGRAQALQARAARVPLSVHMNPVLLKPQGETGAQVVVQGRVHGTAKAAAYQGMKPSLLPFVLDSFDRLKAEADLVLVEGAGSASEVNLRTGDIANMGFARAADVPVVVIGDIDRGGVIASLVGTKAVIDAADAALIKGFVVNRFRGDPSLFATGMELIARQTGWAALGLVPHFSEAIRLPAEDALALSAPPAPKPRARTRICVPILPHVSNFDDLDPLDAEPSVEVRRIRPHETLPVDTDLVLLIGSKATIADLAALKAEGLHHDILAFARRGGHVMGLCGGYQMLGETIADPDGIEGEAKIARGLGLLKVHTVLSPEKRLVEVAGVALDPAVAAPFSGYEMHMGVTAGADAEQPFAVLSDGRQDGARSASGRVSGTYVHGLFASDAFRSGLLGALGGAPSQAAYEQGVEETLDRLAAHLAAHLDLDLLFSLAR; this is translated from the coding sequence ATGGCACGCGCGCTGATGTTCCAGGGCACCGGGTCGGACGTGGGCAAGTCGCTCCTCGTCGCCGGCCTTGCGCGTGCCTTCACCCTGCGCGGGCTGAAGGTGCGCCCGTTCAAGCCACAGAACATGTCCAACAATGCCGCCGTCACGGCTGACGGCGGCGAGATCGGCCGGGCGCAGGCGCTGCAGGCGCGGGCGGCACGGGTGCCCCTCAGCGTCCATATGAACCCGGTGCTACTGAAGCCGCAGGGCGAAACCGGCGCGCAGGTGGTGGTGCAGGGCCGCGTCCACGGCACCGCCAAGGCGGCGGCCTACCAGGGCATGAAGCCGTCGCTGCTGCCCTTCGTGCTGGACAGCTTCGACCGCCTGAAGGCCGAGGCCGACCTGGTGCTAGTGGAAGGGGCGGGCAGCGCCTCCGAGGTCAATTTGCGCACCGGCGACATCGCCAACATGGGCTTTGCCCGCGCGGCGGACGTGCCGGTGGTGGTCATCGGCGATATCGACCGGGGCGGCGTGATCGCGTCGCTGGTGGGGACGAAGGCGGTGATCGATGCCGCCGATGCCGCGCTCATCAAGGGCTTCGTCGTCAACCGCTTCCGGGGCGACCCGAGCCTGTTTGCCACCGGCATGGAGCTGATCGCCCGCCAGACCGGCTGGGCGGCGCTGGGGCTGGTGCCGCATTTCTCCGAAGCCATCCGCCTGCCGGCGGAGGACGCACTGGCGCTGTCTGCCCCGCCCGCTCCCAAGCCGAGGGCTCGGACCAGGATCTGCGTGCCCATCCTGCCCCACGTCTCCAATTTCGACGATCTCGACCCGCTGGACGCCGAGCCCTCCGTGGAGGTCCGCCGCATCCGCCCTCATGAGACGCTGCCGGTGGATACGGACCTGGTGCTGCTCATCGGCTCGAAGGCCACCATTGCCGACCTCGCAGCGCTCAAGGCCGAGGGGCTTCACCACGACATCCTCGCCTTCGCCCGGCGCGGCGGCCATGTGATGGGCCTGTGCGGCGGCTACCAGATGCTGGGCGAGACCATCGCCGATCCCGACGGTATCGAGGGCGAAGCGAAGATCGCCCGCGGCCTCGGCCTGCTCAAGGTCCACACCGTGCTGTCGCCGGAAAAGCGACTGGTGGAGGTGGCGGGCGTGGCGCTGGATCCTGCCGTCGCCGCGCCGTTCTCCGGCTACGAGATGCACATGGGCGTAACCGCCGGCGCGGATGCGGAACAGCCCTTCGCCGTGCTCTCCGATGGGCGGCAGGACGGCGCCCGATCCGCTTCTGGTCGGGTCAGCGGCACCTATGTGCACGGCCTGTTCGCCTCCGATGCCTTCCGCAGCGGGCTGCTCGGTGCGCTCGGCGGGGCCCCGTCGCAGGCGGCCTATGAGCAGGGTGTGGAGGAGACGCTGGATCGCCTCGCCGCGCACCTCGCCGCCCATCTCGACCTCGACCTGCTGTTCAGCCTCGCCAGATGA
- a CDS encoding cobalamin biosynthesis protein CobD (TIGRFAM: cobalamin biosynthesis protein CobD~PFAM: cobalamin biosynthesis protein CbiB~KEGG: bra:BRADO4914 cobalamin biosynthetic protein (anaerobic pathway of cobalamin biosynthesis, CobD)), translating into MAFDLTALAVLLEALLGYPAGLVRRIGHPVIWIGRLIVVLDHGLNRPGLTATTRKGLGVVAVGVILVAAAVPAALLEALLRPLPFGLLVLGLIGSTLIAQRSLHWHVARVAEALEGGSLEAARTAVSHIVGRDPQTLDEAGVARAAIESLAENFSDGVVAPTLWMCVGGLAGGAAYKALNTADSMIGHLTERHAAFGWAAARTDDYVNLPASRLAGMLLIAAAALTPGTDARAAHTAMLRDAPRHRSPNAGWSEAAMAGALGLKLNGPKVYAGVFTEDAYMGDGRREATAKDVRAALRLYRRADALMVLLVLAGAAAPFIWRG; encoded by the coding sequence ATGGCATTCGATCTGACGGCGCTGGCCGTGCTCCTGGAAGCCCTGCTCGGCTATCCGGCGGGCTTGGTGCGCCGCATTGGCCATCCGGTGATCTGGATCGGCCGGCTGATCGTCGTGCTGGACCACGGCCTCAACCGCCCCGGCTTGACCGCCACGACGCGCAAGGGCCTCGGCGTGGTGGCGGTGGGAGTGATCCTTGTCGCGGCCGCCGTTCCCGCCGCGCTTCTTGAAGCCCTGCTGCGTCCCCTGCCCTTCGGCCTGCTGGTGCTGGGCCTGATCGGCTCGACGCTCATCGCCCAGCGCTCGCTGCACTGGCATGTGGCGCGGGTGGCCGAGGCGCTGGAAGGCGGCAGTCTGGAGGCGGCACGCACCGCCGTGAGCCATATCGTCGGGCGCGACCCGCAGACCTTGGATGAGGCCGGCGTCGCCCGCGCCGCCATCGAGAGCCTCGCCGAGAATTTCTCCGACGGCGTGGTTGCTCCCACACTGTGGATGTGTGTGGGCGGGCTGGCCGGGGGCGCCGCCTACAAGGCGCTCAACACCGCCGACAGCATGATCGGCCATCTCACCGAGCGCCACGCCGCCTTCGGCTGGGCCGCCGCCCGCACCGACGATTATGTGAACCTGCCCGCCTCGCGCCTCGCCGGCATGCTGCTGATCGCGGCCGCCGCCCTCACCCCCGGCACCGATGCCCGCGCCGCCCACACGGCCATGCTGCGGGATGCGCCGCGGCACCGTTCCCCCAATGCCGGCTGGTCGGAGGCGGCCATGGCCGGCGCGCTGGGGCTGAAGCTGAACGGCCCCAAGGTCTATGCCGGCGTCTTCACCGAGGACGCCTACATGGGCGACGGGCGACGGGAGGCAACGGCGAAGGACGTGCGCGCGGCGCTGCGGCTCTACCGCCGGGCGGATGCGCTGATGGTGCTGCTGGTGCTCGCGGGCGCCGCGGCCCCCTTCATCTGGCGAGGCTGA
- a CDS encoding metallophosphoesterase (PFAM: metallophosphoesterase~KEGG: bbt:BBta_1036 putative serine/threonine protein phosphatase), with protein sequence MAMLKLRPNPLAEAAFAPPVPRLPPNKRVYAVGDIHGHLDLLKRLQAAIDEDMLVHPGVDCIEVYLGDYVDRGPQSAAVIDALIERQASRKAVCISGNHEAVMIDALLSRETFARWLKMGGLETVFSYVGHRRNLDENTLWSLWRAAVSSAHLAFLKRLSSHFVCGDYLFVHAGLRPGIPLEEQSREDMMWIRREFLDCPDWLGHCVVHGHTPTKVPEVLPNRINIDTGAYASGHLTCLVLEGADCFHITT encoded by the coding sequence ATGGCAATGCTGAAGCTCCGCCCCAATCCTTTGGCTGAAGCCGCGTTCGCCCCGCCGGTGCCGCGCCTTCCGCCGAACAAGCGGGTCTATGCCGTCGGGGACATCCACGGTCACCTCGATCTGCTCAAGCGGCTGCAGGCGGCGATCGACGAGGACATGCTCGTGCATCCGGGCGTCGATTGCATCGAGGTCTATCTCGGCGACTATGTGGACCGCGGCCCGCAGTCGGCGGCGGTCATAGATGCGTTGATCGAACGTCAGGCCAGCCGCAAGGCGGTGTGCATCAGCGGCAACCACGAGGCGGTGATGATCGACGCCCTCCTGTCGCGGGAGACGTTTGCCCGCTGGCTGAAGATGGGCGGCCTGGAGACGGTCTTCTCTTATGTGGGTCACCGGCGCAACCTGGACGAGAATACGCTCTGGAGCCTGTGGCGCGCAGCCGTGTCATCGGCGCATCTGGCGTTTCTGAAGCGACTGTCCAGCCATTTCGTCTGCGGCGACTATCTGTTCGTCCACGCGGGATTGCGCCCCGGCATCCCGCTGGAGGAGCAGAGCCGCGAGGACATGATGTGGATCCGGCGCGAATTCCTCGATTGTCCCGACTGGCTGGGCCATTGCGTCGTGCACGGCCACACTCCGACCAAGGTGCCGGAGGTATTGCCCAACCGAATTAACATCGATACCGGGGCCTATGCCTCAGGGCATCTGACCTGTCTGGTGCTCGAAGGCGCCGACTGCTTCCATATCACGACCTGA
- a CDS encoding polysaccharide export protein (PFAM: polysaccharide export protein~KEGG: nha:Nham_3057 polysaccharide export protein) — MLLVRKSWFDRLRFAGCVAIAAVLGGCNFLPASGPYSTEVRNPQSQDTDGVGYKLVPMTIDVVRVLATTDSEGLIGTFRNDRRPIPNVKIGVGDVVGVSIFEASSGGLFIPAEAASRAGNFVDIPDQSVDPNGFISVPYAGQIKAAGFSPSQVEKEIVDRLRNRAIEPQAVVTVKTQRSNAVTVIGEVETPLRFPLTSAGERILDAVSRGGLAQAKGYDLLVTLQRGNREATISFNRLVREPANNIYLQPDDTIYVFSRPRTFLAFGATGKQGQFNFGNDSISLSEAAAKAEGLLDQQADPQSVFLFRIENRTTLERMGVDVSNIPDKRIPTIYTVNFREPTGYLMSTKVPMRDKDIIYIGNAGSVELTKFLNLVLLGATTAREIADANNLVSTAN, encoded by the coding sequence GTGTTGCTCGTCCGAAAGAGTTGGTTCGACCGCCTACGTTTCGCAGGCTGCGTCGCCATCGCTGCAGTCCTGGGCGGCTGCAATTTTCTTCCGGCTTCCGGCCCCTACAGCACAGAAGTGCGCAACCCGCAGTCTCAGGACACGGACGGCGTCGGCTACAAGCTGGTGCCCATGACGATTGACGTGGTGCGGGTGCTGGCCACCACTGACAGCGAGGGGCTGATCGGCACCTTCCGCAACGACCGCAGGCCCATCCCCAACGTCAAGATCGGCGTGGGCGACGTGGTGGGCGTGTCCATCTTCGAGGCGTCCTCGGGCGGCCTGTTCATTCCGGCGGAAGCGGCTTCGCGCGCCGGCAACTTCGTCGACATCCCCGACCAGTCGGTCGATCCCAACGGCTTCATCTCGGTGCCCTATGCCGGCCAGATCAAGGCCGCGGGCTTTTCGCCGTCGCAGGTGGAGAAGGAAATCGTCGATCGCCTGCGCAACCGGGCCATCGAGCCCCAGGCCGTGGTGACGGTGAAGACCCAGCGGTCGAACGCCGTGACCGTGATCGGCGAGGTGGAAACACCGCTGCGCTTCCCGCTGACCTCCGCCGGCGAGCGCATTCTCGACGCCGTCAGCCGCGGTGGCCTGGCCCAGGCCAAGGGCTATGATCTGCTGGTGACCCTGCAGCGTGGCAATCGCGAGGCGACCATCAGCTTCAACCGCCTGGTCCGCGAGCCCGCCAACAACATCTATCTGCAGCCCGATGACACCATCTACGTGTTCAGCCGTCCCCGCACCTTCCTGGCGTTCGGCGCCACCGGAAAGCAGGGCCAGTTCAACTTCGGCAACGACTCCATCAGCCTGAGCGAGGCTGCCGCCAAGGCCGAGGGCCTGCTCGATCAGCAGGCGGACCCGCAGTCGGTGTTCCTGTTCCGCATCGAGAACCGCACCACGCTGGAGCGCATGGGCGTGGACGTGTCCAACATTCCGGACAAGCGGATCCCCACCATCTACACGGTCAATTTCCGCGAGCCCACCGGCTATCTGATGTCCACCAAGGTCCCCATGCGCGACAAGGACATCATCTACATCGGCAATGCCGGATCGGTGGAGCTGACGAAGTTCCTCAACCTGGTGCTGCTGGGGGCGACCACCGCCCGCGAGATCGCGGACGCCAACAACCTGGTCTCCACCGCAAACTGA